In one Methylobacterium sp. SyP6R genomic region, the following are encoded:
- a CDS encoding ring-opening amidohydrolase, whose product MPECLVFRVPTRHPADVSGLEALLEAGTVAPDEIVALFGKTEGNGCVNDFTRPLAVMALEAALAARLGVSPAVVGARVALVMSGGTEGGLSPHLLIVARREGPAGEVKAADGKALAVGTAFTDDFLPEQIGRMAQVRATAAAVRRAMATAGLADGEDVHFVQVKCPLLTSARIQEAAARGEPVATHDTYASMGLSRGASALGIGLALGEIPEAALDDSVIGTRTDLYSGRASASAGIELMRNEVIVLGNAPGWSGPLRIAHRVMRDGIDFSAIQGALADLGLPTGGQLPPEASERVVALLAKAEPTGDGLIRGQRHIMNDDSDINATRHARALVGGVAAAAIGRTDLFVSGGAEHQGPDGGGPVAVIGRVGV is encoded by the coding sequence ATGCCCGAATGCCTCGTCTTCCGCGTGCCGACCCGCCACCCCGCCGACGTGTCGGGGCTCGAGGCCCTGCTCGAGGCCGGCACCGTGGCTCCCGACGAGATCGTGGCTTTGTTCGGCAAGACCGAGGGCAATGGCTGCGTCAACGATTTCACCCGGCCGCTCGCCGTGATGGCGCTGGAAGCGGCGCTGGCCGCCCGCCTCGGCGTCTCGCCGGCCGTGGTCGGCGCCCGGGTCGCCCTCGTGATGTCCGGCGGCACCGAGGGCGGGCTCTCGCCCCACCTGCTGATCGTCGCCCGGCGCGAGGGGCCGGCCGGCGAGGTGAAGGCGGCCGATGGCAAGGCGCTCGCGGTCGGCACCGCCTTCACGGACGACTTTCTGCCCGAACAGATCGGCCGCATGGCGCAGGTCCGCGCCACCGCCGCCGCCGTGCGCCGCGCCATGGCGACGGCGGGCCTCGCCGACGGGGAGGACGTGCATTTCGTGCAGGTGAAATGCCCGCTCCTCACCAGCGCCCGAATCCAGGAGGCCGCCGCCCGGGGCGAGCCTGTCGCCACCCATGACACCTACGCGTCGATGGGCCTGTCCCGCGGCGCCTCGGCGCTCGGTATCGGGCTGGCGCTCGGTGAGATTCCCGAAGCAGCGCTCGACGATTCCGTCATCGGCACCCGCACCGACCTCTATTCCGGCCGCGCCAGCGCCTCGGCGGGGATCGAGCTGATGCGCAACGAGGTCATCGTGCTCGGCAATGCGCCGGGCTGGAGCGGACCCTTGCGCATCGCCCATCGGGTCATGCGCGACGGGATCGATTTTTCGGCGATCCAGGGGGCTCTGGCCGATCTCGGCCTGCCGACGGGCGGCCAGCTCCCGCCCGAGGCGTCCGAGCGCGTCGTCGCCCTGCTCGCCAAGGCCGAGCCGACCGGCGACGGGCTGATCCGCGGGCAACGCCACATCATGAACGACGACAGCGACATCAATGCCACCCGCCACGCCCGCGCCCTGGTCGGAGGCGTGGCGGCGGCGGCGATCGGGCGGACGGACCTGTTCGTGTCGGGCGGCGCGGAGCACCAGGGGCCGGATGGCGGCGGCCCGGTGGCGGTAATCGGGCGAGTGGGGGTGTAG
- a CDS encoding c-type cytochrome, whose protein sequence is MTRTLALLLLVAATAPAAAGDAKAGRAKAVSCQACHGLDGLSKLPDAPNLAGQVEPYLVKALTEFRNGTRKNEVMSVAAQDLSDADIANLAAYYSGIQIDVIPPG, encoded by the coding sequence ATGACCCGCACCCTCGCCCTCCTGCTGCTCGTCGCCGCCACCGCGCCGGCCGCCGCCGGGGACGCCAAGGCCGGCCGGGCCAAGGCGGTCTCGTGCCAGGCCTGCCACGGTCTCGACGGCCTCTCGAAGCTGCCCGACGCGCCGAACCTCGCCGGCCAGGTCGAGCCGTACCTCGTCAAGGCCCTGACCGAGTTCCGCAACGGGACCCGGAAGAACGAGGTCATGTCGGTGGCGGCGCAGGATCTGTCGGATGCCGATATTGCGAACCTGGCGGCGTATTACAGCGGCATCCAGATCGACGTGATTCCGCCGGGGTGA